A stretch of the Papaver somniferum cultivar HN1 chromosome 6, ASM357369v1, whole genome shotgun sequence genome encodes the following:
- the LOC113289151 gene encoding DNA-directed RNA polymerases II, IV and V subunit 3-like, producing the protein MEGMSYQRFPKIKIREMKDEYLKFELRETDVSVANALRRIMIAEVPTIAIELVEIEVNSTVLNDEFLAHRLGLIPLTSDKAMGMRFSRDCDACDGDGQCEYCSVEFHLSVRCDQDQTLDVTSADLLTADPNVIPVDVANAARSTSFDSAENKGIIIVKLRRGQELRLRAIARKGIGKDHAKWSPTATVTFMYEPDIHINEDMMATLTLEEKQSWVESSPTKVFDIDPNTQQVIVVDPEAYTYDDEVIKKAEAMGKPGLVEITGREDSFIFTVESTGAVKASQIVLNAIEVLKQKLDAVRLSEDTEEADDQFGELGAHMRGG; encoded by the exons ATGGAGGGAATGTCATATCAAAGATTTCCAAAGATaaagataagagaaatgaaagatGAATACCTGAAATTTGAGTTAAGAGAAACTGATGTAAGTGTGGCAAATGCACTTCGTCGTATTATGATAGCTGAAGTACCAACAATAGCTATTGAACTTGTTGAAATCGAAGTTAATTCAACTGTTCTGAACGATGAGTTTTTAGCACATCGACTCGGTCTTATTCCACTTACTAGCGATAAAGCTATGGGTATGAGATTCTCCCGTGATTGTGATGCATGTGATGGTGATGGTCAGTGCGAATATTGTTCTGTTGAGTTTCATTTATCTGTTCGTTGTGACCAAGATCAGACTCTTGATGTTACTAGTGCTGATCTTCTTACTGCTGATCCTAATGTTATTCCTGTTGATGTTGCTAATGCTGCTCGTTCTACAAGCTTTGATTCTGCTGAAAACAA GGGAATTATAATTGTGAAGCTGCGTCGTGGGCAGGAATTGAGATTGAGAGCTATAGCTAGAAAAGGGATCGGGAAAGATCATGCCAAATGGTCACCCACGGCTACTGTTACATTCATGTATGAACCAGACATCCACATCAATGAGGACATGATGGCAACCTTGACTCTTGAAGAGAAACAAAGTTGGGTTGAAAGTAGCCCTACCAAAGTTTTTGATATTGATCCTAATACCCAACAG GTCATAGTAGTTGATCCTGAGGCGTACACATACGATGATGAGGTGATCAAGAAAGCAGAAGCGATGGGAAAGCCAGGGCTTGTGGAAATTACTGGGAGAGAAGATAGTTTTATTTTTACAGTTGAATCTACAGGTGCTGTGAAAGCTTCCCAAATTGTCTTAAATGCCATCGAGGTCCTTAAGCAGAAGCTTGATGCAGTTAGACTCTCTGAGGATACTGAAGAAGCCGATGATCAATTCGGGGAACTCGGAGCTCATATGCGAGGAGGGTAA